The Alteripontixanthobacter sp. genome has a window encoding:
- a CDS encoding cation:proton antiporter — MDFRIFLFVLFGLGLVLAVGLEKRLARSLLPMPVLYVAVGFLVFSLQDFLGMEMPYLNPTTDMFDAMALEYVTEFIVIASLMGAGIAIDRPVSWPNWRQIWPLLVIVMPLSIAAVAWLGWWALGLAPASAILLGAALAPTDPVLARSVQVGPPGENERDDVRFSLTVEAGFNDGLAFPFTHLAIAAVGMGALGGWTAEWFAVDFVWRIAAGCFVGWAVGRAGSWYVFDREADVARHEMEEDHAEPKYSTSEGLVVLGTLLLAYGAAELVHGYGFLAVFVGAVTARQRENASRYHKISHHFIDQIEKIVLVAVLIGFGGVLASGVLEALTWPMALVGLALILVIRPLAGLLGEMNCALPWSGRLAVAFLGIRGMGSIYYLAYGQTHADFEGLEVLWATVSFTILASIVIHGITSGKIMDHVKQRGHHVHKGQDAEMIGLVPRRKARLEEKP, encoded by the coding sequence ATGGACTTTCGCATATTCCTGTTCGTTCTGTTCGGCCTCGGCCTGGTTCTGGCCGTAGGGCTGGAAAAACGGCTGGCGCGCAGCCTGTTGCCGATGCCGGTGCTGTATGTCGCGGTGGGTTTCCTTGTGTTCTCGCTGCAGGATTTTTTGGGGATGGAGATGCCCTATCTCAATCCCACCACCGACATGTTCGATGCGATGGCGCTGGAATATGTCACCGAGTTCATCGTGATTGCCTCTCTGATGGGTGCAGGCATCGCCATCGACCGGCCGGTGAGCTGGCCCAATTGGCGGCAGATCTGGCCGCTGCTCGTGATCGTGATGCCGCTGTCCATCGCAGCGGTCGCCTGGCTCGGTTGGTGGGCGCTGGGACTGGCCCCGGCATCGGCGATACTGCTGGGCGCTGCGCTTGCCCCGACCGATCCGGTTCTGGCGCGCAGCGTGCAGGTTGGGCCGCCGGGAGAAAATGAGCGCGACGATGTGCGCTTCTCGCTGACGGTCGAGGCCGGTTTCAATGACGGGCTGGCGTTCCCCTTCACCCATCTCGCCATCGCGGCGGTCGGGATGGGCGCGCTGGGGGGGTGGACCGCCGAATGGTTCGCCGTGGATTTCGTCTGGCGCATCGCGGCAGGCTGCTTCGTCGGCTGGGCAGTCGGCCGGGCGGGCAGCTGGTACGTCTTCGACCGTGAAGCGGACGTTGCGCGCCACGAGATGGAGGAAGATCATGCCGAACCGAAATATTCGACATCGGAAGGGCTGGTGGTGCTGGGAACCTTGCTGCTGGCCTATGGCGCGGCGGAGTTAGTTCACGGGTATGGCTTTCTGGCGGTATTCGTCGGTGCGGTGACCGCGCGGCAGCGGGAGAATGCCAGCCGCTATCACAAGATCAGCCACCATTTTATCGACCAGATCGAAAAAATCGTGCTGGTCGCGGTGCTGATCGGGTTCGGCGGGGTGCTCGCAAGCGGAGTGCTGGAGGCGCTGACCTGGCCGATGGCACTGGTCGGGCTGGCACTGATACTGGTGATCCGCCCGCTGGCCGGGCTGCTGGGCGAGATGAATTGCGCGCTGCCCTGGAGCGGGCGGCTGGCGGTCGCCTTCTTGGGTATCCGGGGAATGGGTTCGATCTATTATCTGGCGTACGGCCAGACCCATGCCGATTTCGAAGGTCTGGAGGTGCTATGGGCGACGGTCAGCTTCACCATACTGGCCTCGATCGTGATCCACGGGATCACTTCGGGAAAGATCATGGACCATGTGAAGCAGCGCGGCCATCACGTGCATAAGGGGCAGGATGCCGAAATGATCGGGCTGGTACCGCGGCGCAAAGCGCGGCTGGAGGAGAAGCCCTAA
- the tig gene encoding trigger factor: MQVKETSTEGLKRAFEVTIPASDIEAKIDAEIKKVAPQVRMPGFRPGKVPANLVRKMHGEQMHSQVVNDAVKNSLDQLVKDKGLRPAMQPHVHLDKDYAEGKDAVLDIHMEVLPEIDTPDTSGLKLERLVVPVDDSQVEEALKNIAGQQKSYKDAAKTRKAKDGDQLVIDFVGRVDGEEFEGGKAEDAPLVIGSGQFIPGFEEQLTGAKTGDEKTIEVTFPEDYPAEHLAGKKAEFDVTVKAVKVETETKLDDDFATNMGLESMDQLKELMRGQVEQETAGMTRTAMKRSLLDKLAAGHDFDVPQGMVDAEFEQIWQQLQAEAQKDADPAAAMKEIEAEKDDYRSIAERRVRLGLLLSEIGQKNGVEVSQQEMSMLIQQAAQQYREEDRQRFMEYIQNEPLAAAQLRAPLYEDKVVDHLFEQAEVTEREVTREELQAAIEADEEAEIEAAKKAKPKKKAAAKKTPAKKADAKKADAKKADDKKAVDDKAAAKKPAAKKAPAKKAAAKSDDKPAEKKAPAKKPAAKKAPAKKAPAKKADAKKPAAKKAPAKKAAAKK; the protein is encoded by the coding sequence ATGCAAGTCAAAGAAACCAGCACCGAAGGCCTGAAGCGCGCATTCGAAGTGACCATCCCCGCCTCGGATATCGAGGCGAAGATCGATGCCGAAATCAAGAAGGTCGCCCCGCAAGTGCGCATGCCCGGCTTCCGCCCGGGCAAGGTGCCCGCGAACCTGGTGCGCAAGATGCATGGCGAGCAAATGCACAGCCAGGTGGTAAACGACGCGGTCAAGAACTCGCTCGACCAGCTGGTCAAGGACAAGGGCCTGCGCCCGGCAATGCAGCCGCATGTGCATCTCGACAAGGATTATGCAGAAGGCAAGGACGCCGTGCTCGACATCCATATGGAAGTCCTGCCCGAAATCGATACCCCCGATACGTCCGGTCTGAAGCTGGAAAGGCTGGTCGTCCCGGTCGACGATTCGCAAGTCGAAGAAGCGCTCAAGAACATCGCCGGCCAGCAGAAAAGCTACAAGGATGCCGCCAAGACCCGCAAGGCGAAGGATGGCGACCAGCTGGTAATCGATTTCGTCGGCCGCGTTGACGGCGAGGAATTCGAAGGCGGCAAGGCGGAAGACGCCCCGCTGGTGATCGGTTCAGGCCAGTTCATCCCCGGTTTCGAAGAGCAGCTGACCGGCGCGAAGACGGGCGACGAAAAGACCATCGAAGTGACCTTCCCGGAAGATTATCCGGCAGAGCACCTCGCGGGCAAGAAGGCCGAATTCGACGTGACGGTTAAGGCCGTGAAGGTCGAAACCGAAACCAAGCTGGATGATGATTTTGCGACCAATATGGGTCTGGAAAGCATGGATCAGCTCAAGGAATTGATGCGCGGCCAGGTGGAGCAGGAAACCGCTGGCATGACCCGCACCGCGATGAAGCGCAGCCTGCTGGACAAGCTGGCGGCTGGCCATGATTTCGACGTGCCGCAGGGCATGGTCGATGCGGAATTCGAACAGATCTGGCAGCAGCTTCAGGCCGAAGCGCAAAAGGATGCCGATCCCGCCGCCGCGATGAAGGAAATCGAGGCGGAGAAGGACGATTATCGTTCGATCGCCGAACGCCGGGTACGGCTCGGCCTGCTCCTGAGCGAAATCGGCCAGAAGAATGGCGTCGAGGTTTCGCAGCAGGAAATGTCGATGCTGATCCAGCAGGCGGCCCAGCAATATCGCGAGGAAGACCGCCAGCGTTTCATGGAATATATCCAGAACGAACCGCTCGCCGCTGCCCAGCTGCGCGCGCCTCTCTATGAAGACAAGGTGGTGGACCACCTGTTCGAACAGGCCGAGGTCACCGAGCGCGAAGTAACGCGCGAAGAGCTACAGGCCGCGATCGAAGCGGATGAGGAAGCCGAGATCGAGGCGGCCAAGAAGGCCAAGCCGAAGAAGAAGGCTGCCGCCAAGAAAACGCCCGCGAAAAAGGCAGACGCGAAGAAAGCAGACGCCAAGAAGGCGGACGACAAAAAGGCTGTCGACGACAAAGCCGCCGCGAAAAAGCCTGCCGCCAAGAAGGCACCCGCCAAGAAGGCCGCTGCCAAATCGGACGACAAGCCCGCTGAAAAGAAGGCCCCGGCCAAGAAGCCAGCGGCGAAGAAGGCTCCAGCCAAGAAGGCTCCAGCCAAGAAGGCGGATGCCAAGAAGCCTGCTGCAAAGAAAGCACCGGCCAAGAAAGCCGCCGCCAAGAAGTAA
- a CDS encoding DUF3297 family protein, with protein sequence MSDNETPASSETAASKEADIPPERISVNPRSQHFDADKLQRGIGIRFKGRQRTDIEEYSISEGWVRVQAGKTMDRKGNPLTIKLTGPVEAWYEDLGEDPPVAKAG encoded by the coding sequence ATGAGCGACAATGAAACTCCCGCAAGCTCCGAAACCGCAGCATCCAAAGAGGCGGACATCCCGCCGGAGCGGATTTCGGTAAACCCGCGCAGCCAGCATTTCGATGCCGACAAATTGCAGCGCGGCATCGGCATCCGTTTCAAGGGCCGTCAGCGGACCGATATTGAGGAATACTCGATTTCCGAAGGCTGGGTGCGCGTGCAGGCCGGCAAGACGATGGACCGCAAGGGCAACCCGCTGACGATCAAGCTGACCGGCCCGGTAGAAGCCTGGTATGAAGATCTGGGCGAAGACCCACCGGTCGCGAAGGCCGGGTAG
- a CDS encoding CHAP domain-containing protein yields MTATLLEAPANARDSGSAELAPYLQCVPYARELSGVQIYGDAHTWWQQAAGKYKRGNAPQVGAVMAFQPHRNMSLGHVAAVSRIIDSRTVLLSHSNWSPINGRRGQIEKNVKAIDVSPNNDWSEVRVWYHPIQALGKTAWPVHGFIYNERGDGRRDFAPTRVARAAPAAPANVAPARTRSSSAFLNAFAKLDAPAAAAATRPAQPRRVAVRQATWSQRVPVAQRSRSRGRDQLSAALAKYD; encoded by the coding sequence ATGACCGCTACACTCCTCGAAGCGCCTGCAAATGCACGCGATTCCGGCAGCGCGGAACTGGCGCCGTACCTCCAATGCGTTCCTTACGCCCGCGAATTGTCAGGTGTGCAGATATACGGGGATGCCCATACCTGGTGGCAGCAGGCTGCGGGTAAGTACAAACGCGGCAACGCCCCGCAGGTGGGCGCGGTCATGGCGTTCCAGCCGCACCGCAATATGAGCCTCGGCCATGTCGCTGCAGTCAGCCGGATCATCGATTCGCGCACGGTCCTGCTGAGCCATTCCAACTGGAGCCCGATCAACGGCCGGCGCGGCCAGATCGAAAAGAACGTGAAGGCTATCGACGTTTCGCCGAACAATGACTGGAGCGAAGTTCGCGTGTGGTATCACCCGATCCAGGCGCTCGGCAAAACCGCATGGCCGGTGCATGGGTTCATTTATAATGAGCGCGGCGATGGTCGCCGTGATTTCGCCCCGACCCGTGTGGCACGCGCCGCACCCGCAGCGCCGGCCAACGTCGCACCGGCACGCACCCGCAGCAGCAGCGCATTTCTGAACGCATTCGCCAAGCTGGACGCCCCGGCGGCGGCTGCCGCCACTCGTCCGGCCCAGCCGCGCCGCGTGGCTGTGCGCCAGGCAACCTGGTCGCAGCGGGTTCCCGTGGCCCAGCGCAGCCGCTCGCGCGGACGCGATCAGCTTTCGGCGGCGCTTGCCAAATACGATTGA
- the der gene encoding ribosome biogenesis GTPase Der: protein MLPQVIIIGRPNVGKSTLFNRLVGKKLALVDDQPGVTRDRRMGDAEIAGLRFTVVDTAGWEDEDKASLPGRMRMQTEASLEGADAALFVTDARAGLTPLDEEIARYLRSQDVPIVPVVNKAEGKQGEAGVLEAYSLGLGDPVPLSAEHGEGIADLFGALFPIIGDGEAEAAAEERVHDADENRELTEEEERALLDEPLKLAIVGRPNAGKSTLINRLLGEDRLLTGPEAGITRDSIAVDWEWQDPKSGEMREIRLIDTAGMRKKAKVQDKLEKLSVADARRAVDFAEVVVLLLDATKGLEHQDLKIASMAVEEGRALMIAINKWDIAENPSSLFNGIKFALDEGLAQVRGLPLIAVSAITGKGTDQLLSAAFELRETWSKRVPTAALNRWFDDALLNNPPPAPKGKRIKLRYITQVGIRPPRFVVFGTRLDALPTSYERYLVNGLRKYLGFDAVPVRVNMKSPKNPYHVRQQATKKERTER, encoded by the coding sequence ATGCTACCTCAAGTCATCATCATCGGCCGCCCCAATGTCGGCAAGTCCACCCTGTTCAACCGGCTGGTGGGCAAGAAGCTCGCGCTGGTGGACGATCAGCCGGGTGTGACCCGCGATCGCCGGATGGGCGATGCGGAGATCGCCGGGCTGCGCTTTACCGTGGTCGATACCGCCGGGTGGGAGGATGAAGACAAAGCCAGCCTGCCGGGCCGGATGCGGATGCAGACCGAAGCCTCGCTGGAAGGCGCGGATGCGGCGCTGTTCGTCACCGATGCGCGCGCCGGGTTGACCCCGCTGGACGAGGAAATCGCCCGTTATCTGCGCTCGCAGGACGTGCCGATCGTGCCCGTGGTCAACAAGGCGGAGGGCAAGCAGGGCGAAGCCGGAGTGCTGGAGGCCTATTCGCTTGGGCTGGGTGATCCGGTGCCGCTATCGGCCGAACATGGCGAAGGGATTGCCGATCTGTTTGGCGCGCTGTTCCCGATCATCGGTGATGGCGAGGCCGAAGCCGCAGCCGAGGAACGCGTTCACGATGCGGACGAAAATCGCGAGCTGACCGAAGAAGAAGAACGCGCGCTGCTGGACGAGCCGCTCAAACTGGCCATCGTCGGGCGGCCCAATGCGGGCAAGTCCACTCTGATCAACCGCCTGCTGGGCGAAGACCGACTGCTGACCGGACCGGAAGCGGGGATCACTCGCGATTCGATTGCGGTCGATTGGGAATGGCAGGACCCCAAATCGGGCGAGATGCGCGAAATCCGCCTGATCGATACCGCCGGAATGCGCAAGAAGGCGAAAGTGCAGGACAAGCTGGAAAAGCTGTCCGTCGCCGACGCACGGCGCGCGGTGGATTTTGCCGAGGTCGTCGTGCTGCTGCTCGATGCGACCAAGGGGCTGGAGCACCAGGATCTGAAAATCGCCAGCATGGCCGTGGAAGAAGGCCGCGCGCTGATGATCGCGATCAACAAATGGGACATCGCGGAAAACCCCTCTTCGCTGTTCAATGGTATCAAATTCGCGCTGGACGAAGGTTTGGCGCAAGTGCGCGGGTTGCCGCTGATCGCGGTCAGCGCGATAACCGGCAAGGGCACCGATCAATTGCTGTCCGCGGCATTCGAATTGCGCGAGACATGGTCGAAGCGCGTGCCGACCGCCGCGCTCAATCGCTGGTTCGACGATGCGCTGCTGAACAATCCGCCGCCCGCGCCCAAGGGTAAGCGGATCAAGCTGCGCTATATCACGCAGGTCGGCATTCGCCCGCCGCGCTTCGTGGTGTTCGGCACGCGGCTGGACGCGTTGCCGACCAGCTATGAACGCTATCTGGTCAATGGTCTGCGCAAGTATCTGGGCTTTGATGCCGTGCCGGTGCGGGTCAACATGAAATCGCCCAAGAACCCCTATCACGTGCGTCAGCAGGCCACGAAAAAGGAGCGGACCGAGCGATGA
- a CDS encoding DUF2721 domain-containing protein: protein MIDLLVDSGGIASDILQRTSSSMRVQEIVRLSLAPAFLLAGIGALMNVIVARLTWVAERIERMEERLAEDRTAQTLRSLARLKRRRRLAQRAMILATTAAATIAMVIALLFISAFITTQIGTVVALAWILAMLFLIAGLTLFVMETWVAARAQKTDRAERKAAKGRGADTV from the coding sequence ATGATCGACCTGCTTGTGGATAGCGGCGGCATTGCCAGCGACATCCTCCAGCGCACCAGCAGCTCCATGCGGGTTCAGGAAATTGTTCGCCTCAGCCTCGCGCCGGCCTTCCTGCTTGCCGGGATCGGCGCGCTCATGAACGTGATTGTTGCCCGGCTGACTTGGGTGGCCGAGCGGATCGAGCGGATGGAGGAGCGGCTGGCGGAGGATCGAACCGCGCAAACGCTGCGCTCGCTTGCGCGGCTGAAGCGGCGCAGACGGCTGGCGCAGCGCGCAATGATCCTCGCCACCACGGCTGCCGCGACCATTGCGATGGTGATCGCCCTGCTGTTCATCAGTGCCTTCATCACCACCCAGATCGGCACCGTGGTGGCCCTGGCATGGATCCTGGCAATGCTGTTCCTGATCGCCGGGCTTACCCTGTTCGTCATGGAAACATGGGTCGCAGCGCGCGCGCAAAAAACGGACAGGGCTGAGCGCAAGGCTGCGAAAGGCAGAGGTGCCGATACGGTTTAA
- the bfr gene encoding bacterioferritin, whose translation MRGDSKVIEFLNKALTNELTAINQYWLHYRVLDDWGVTKLAEYERGESIEEMEHADKLAARILFLNGLPNFQAIHKLKVGETVEEILRADLALEEEAIPLLKEAAEHAQSVRDFTSGQIFEEILANEEEHVDFLETQLDMIARMGLENYVQLQSKAAGEGKEG comes from the coding sequence GTGCGAGGCGATAGCAAAGTCATCGAATTTCTGAACAAGGCGCTCACCAACGAACTGACCGCGATCAATCAGTACTGGCTGCATTACCGCGTGCTCGACGATTGGGGCGTGACCAAGCTGGCCGAATATGAGCGCGGCGAATCTATTGAGGAAATGGAGCACGCCGACAAGCTGGCCGCGCGCATCCTGTTCCTGAACGGCCTTCCCAACTTCCAGGCCATTCACAAGTTGAAAGTCGGCGAAACGGTCGAGGAAATCCTGCGCGCCGACCTGGCGCTGGAAGAAGAGGCTATTCCGCTGCTGAAAGAAGCCGCCGAGCATGCCCAGTCGGTCCGCGATTTCACCTCCGGCCAGATTTTCGAGGAAATCCTCGCCAATGAGGAAGAGCACGTCGATTTCCTGGAAACACAGCTCGACATGATTGCCCGGATGGGCCTGGAAAACTACGTCCAGTTGCAAAGCAAAGCTGCGGGCGAAGGCAAGGAGGGGTAA
- a CDS encoding (2Fe-2S)-binding protein, with amino-acid sequence MYVCICNAIRESELRRAARRTHGDAESVYAVLGKRPNCGTCLVDADDILAEERQMGLQPALAG; translated from the coding sequence ATGTATGTTTGTATCTGCAATGCCATTCGTGAAAGCGAGCTCCGGCGTGCTGCACGGCGAACGCATGGCGATGCGGAAAGCGTTTATGCGGTTCTGGGCAAGCGACCCAATTGCGGCACTTGTCTGGTGGATGCCGATGATATCCTGGCAGAAGAACGCCAGATGGGGCTGCAGCCGGCGCTGGCTGGATAG
- a CDS encoding DUF418 domain-containing protein, with product MTGSEAEIGASGATPDEFAPQETVPPAPVMAGKGAQRIASLDFIRGIAVLGILAANIVAFGQPFTAYMYPDSFLTPHGEVSGWMWVAQFVIIDGKMRGLFTLLFGAGMMLFMERAWARGSSRWLQVRRLLWLGLFGLCHFFFIWKGDILFMYAVAGLVALLFVKLERRNQFILGMIGYVFGGLIYLAMAGSMVLGSSGNFGEGAAAQEMQEGMMSAKYEDVEESLIDGDLISSGDYAGLVAHNFTDHVGDLGFVLMLFWMETLPLMLIGMALFRKGLFSGGLDVRKQRLWGWAGLALGGALSLWIALAARDEGFSYYGTMAAFLGWSFFPRLLMVLGLAALLGLWGMTASGWLAQRLSAAGRAAFTNYIGTSVLMMLVFHGWAGGLYGDLNRPQLYLVVLGAWAVMLLWSKPWLERFRYGPLEWLWRCLTYGRLFPLRR from the coding sequence ATGACCGGAAGCGAAGCTGAAATCGGGGCGTCCGGAGCCACTCCGGACGAATTTGCGCCGCAGGAAACGGTGCCGCCCGCCCCAGTCATGGCCGGTAAGGGGGCACAGCGGATTGCCAGCCTCGATTTCATTCGCGGGATTGCCGTGCTGGGCATATTGGCGGCGAACATCGTCGCCTTCGGCCAGCCTTTTACCGCCTATATGTATCCCGATTCTTTCCTGACCCCGCATGGCGAGGTGTCCGGCTGGATGTGGGTCGCGCAATTCGTGATTATCGACGGCAAGATGCGCGGACTGTTCACGTTGCTGTTCGGCGCGGGCATGATGCTGTTCATGGAGCGGGCCTGGGCGCGCGGTTCGTCGCGCTGGCTGCAGGTCCGCCGGTTGCTATGGCTCGGCCTGTTCGGCCTGTGCCACTTCTTCTTCATCTGGAAGGGCGACATATTGTTCATGTATGCCGTGGCCGGATTGGTGGCGCTGCTATTCGTGAAGCTGGAACGCCGCAACCAGTTCATCCTCGGCATGATCGGATATGTGTTCGGCGGACTAATCTACCTCGCAATGGCCGGATCGATGGTGCTGGGGTCCAGCGGCAATTTCGGCGAGGGCGCGGCTGCGCAGGAAATGCAGGAAGGCATGATGTCCGCCAAATATGAGGATGTCGAAGAAAGCCTGATCGATGGCGATTTGATCTCTTCCGGCGATTATGCGGGCCTGGTGGCCCATAATTTTACCGATCACGTGGGCGATCTCGGCTTCGTCCTGATGCTGTTCTGGATGGAGACTTTGCCGCTGATGCTGATCGGCATGGCGCTATTCCGCAAGGGTCTGTTTTCCGGTGGGCTGGATGTTCGCAAGCAGCGACTATGGGGCTGGGCCGGGCTCGCGCTGGGCGGGGCGCTTTCGCTGTGGATAGCATTGGCGGCGCGCGATGAAGGCTTCAGCTATTACGGGACGATGGCCGCGTTTCTGGGATGGTCGTTCTTCCCGCGCTTGTTGATGGTATTGGGGCTGGCGGCGCTGCTGGGGCTGTGGGGTATGACGGCGAGCGGCTGGCTGGCGCAGCGCCTGTCCGCCGCCGGCCGCGCGGCTTTCACCAATTACATCGGCACATCGGTGCTGATGATGCTGGTATTCCACGGCTGGGCCGGTGGCCTCTACGGCGATCTGAACCGGCCGCAGCTATATCTCGTGGTGCTGGGCGCGTGGGCGGTGATGCTGCTGTGGTCGAAGCCGTGGCTCGAACGCTTCCGCTACGGCCCGCTCGAATGGCTGTGGCGCTGCCTGACCTATGGCCGGCTGTTTCCGCTTCGGCGATAG
- a CDS encoding SPOR domain-containing protein, giving the protein MMKLRAIWTIAGSGCLAAAVALASPALADVKKGVDAWERGDFAVAVAEWRDPAAAGDADAQFNLAQAYRLGRGVEADEKRAEGYYAKAAAQGHLKAADNYGLLLFQNGRRQDALPYVTAASDRGDPRAQYLLGIAHFNGDLVEKDWVRAYALLTNANAAGLPQAAPAIAQMDQHIPLVKRQEAQDLAATIKRESDTRRASQMAAADLASRQSQPGRVARTPSQPTAMRPAAPRAVARAADTIPTAIPTTAVPPSVVAARNAVAEAARVTGTGSPEQAGADFARGTAAAPAPRSSPHQASAPVSRPARQAATTPAPTTLAQASASGPWRVQLGAFSVKGNAERLWTRLAGRSALAGKQKFLVPAGRLTKLLAGGYSSRSSAQGACNSLKRGGQDCIVTR; this is encoded by the coding sequence ATGATGAAACTGCGCGCAATATGGACGATCGCCGGAAGCGGCTGCCTTGCTGCGGCAGTGGCGCTCGCGAGCCCGGCGCTTGCCGACGTCAAAAAGGGTGTCGATGCCTGGGAGCGCGGCGACTTTGCCGTGGCCGTGGCCGAATGGCGTGATCCTGCCGCTGCGGGCGATGCCGATGCGCAGTTCAATCTGGCGCAGGCCTACCGGCTGGGCCGCGGTGTCGAAGCGGACGAGAAGCGGGCGGAGGGTTACTATGCCAAGGCCGCTGCGCAGGGCCACCTCAAGGCGGCCGATAATTACGGTTTGTTGCTGTTCCAGAACGGACGGCGGCAAGACGCACTGCCTTATGTCACCGCCGCATCCGACCGGGGCGATCCGCGCGCGCAATATCTGCTCGGCATTGCCCATTTCAACGGCGATCTGGTGGAGAAAGACTGGGTGCGCGCCTATGCCTTGCTGACCAATGCCAACGCCGCCGGATTGCCGCAGGCCGCGCCTGCTATCGCGCAGATGGATCAGCATATCCCGCTGGTGAAGCGTCAGGAAGCGCAAGACCTGGCCGCCACGATCAAGCGCGAATCCGATACGCGCCGAGCCAGCCAGATGGCGGCCGCCGATTTGGCGAGCCGCCAGAGCCAGCCGGGCCGCGTAGCGCGAACCCCCTCCCAGCCCACAGCGATGCGCCCCGCCGCTCCGCGCGCAGTGGCCCGCGCCGCCGATACGATACCCACTGCCATTCCGACCACAGCTGTACCGCCTTCGGTGGTGGCCGCGCGCAATGCCGTTGCAGAGGCCGCGCGGGTTACCGGGACCGGTTCTCCGGAACAGGCAGGGGCCGATTTCGCGCGCGGTACTGCGGCTGCGCCAGCGCCCCGAAGCTCTCCTCACCAAGCCAGCGCACCGGTGAGCCGTCCGGCTAGGCAGGCAGCAACCACACCTGCGCCAACCACACTGGCGCAGGCCAGTGCCAGTGGCCCGTGGCGCGTCCAGCTGGGGGCATTTTCGGTCAAGGGCAATGCGGAGCGATTGTGGACCCGCCTTGCAGGCCGCTCCGCGCTGGCAGGCAAGCAGAAATTCCTGGTTCCCGCAGGCCGGCTGACCAAATTGCTGGCGGGCGGATATTCCAGCCGAAGTTCGGCGCAAGGCGCATGCAATAGCCTGAAACGCGGCGGGCAGGATTGCATCGTCACGCGGTAA
- a CDS encoding ParA family protein, whose amino-acid sequence MRVLALASQKGGSGKTTLSGHLAVQAQRAGAGPVVLIDIDPQGSLADWWNEREAEYPAFAQTTVARLANDLQVLRQQGFKLAVIDTPPAITLAIQSVISVAELIVVPTRPSPHDLRAVGATVDLCERAGKPLVFVVNAATPKAKITSEAAVALSQHGTVAPITLHHRTDFAASMIDGRTVMEVDPNSRSANEVTALWNYVSDRLEKNFRRTIFAAPGAAVSQASGAQRPAGGFGRRVAQ is encoded by the coding sequence ATGCGAGTACTGGCATTGGCGTCACAAAAGGGCGGGTCGGGCAAGACCACTCTTTCAGGCCATCTGGCCGTCCAGGCGCAGCGCGCCGGGGCCGGCCCGGTGGTCTTGATAGATATCGACCCGCAAGGCAGCCTTGCCGATTGGTGGAACGAGCGTGAGGCGGAATATCCCGCCTTTGCACAAACCACCGTGGCGCGGCTGGCGAACGATCTTCAGGTGCTGCGCCAGCAGGGCTTCAAGCTGGCAGTAATCGATACGCCGCCTGCAATCACCCTGGCGATCCAGTCGGTGATTTCTGTGGCGGAGCTGATCGTCGTCCCCACCCGCCCCAGCCCGCATGATCTGCGCGCCGTGGGTGCCACGGTCGATCTGTGCGAACGTGCGGGCAAGCCGCTGGTGTTCGTAGTCAATGCTGCCACGCCCAAAGCCAAGATTACCTCGGAAGCCGCCGTCGCCCTCAGCCAGCACGGCACGGTCGCCCCGATCACCCTGCACCACCGCACCGATTTTGCCGCCAGCATGATCGATGGCCGCACGGTGATGGAAGTCGATCCCAATTCGCGCAGCGCCAATGAAGTGACCGCGCTGTGGAACTATGTTTCGGACCGGCTGGAGAAAAATTTCCGCCGCACCATCTTCGCCGCCCCGGGCGCTGCCGTTTCGCAGGCTTCCGGCGCCCAGCGCCCCGCCGGCGGCTTCGGCCGCCGCGTGGCGCAGTAA